From the Billgrantia sulfidoxydans genome, one window contains:
- the rnc gene encoding ribonuclease III: MSKSLTAFSRRIGHSFRDDSLLELAMTHRSFGGQNNERLEFLGDSIVNFVIAEALYERFPQAREGQLSRLRARLVRGQTLAELAREMAFGECLRLGSGEMKSGGHRRDSILADAVEAVLGAIYLDAGMDVARARVLAWYAERLESIDLQDTQKDPKTRLQEFLQSRQSPLPRYEVVSVEGEAHDQTFTVECHVELLASHTLGTGSSRRHAEQQAAELALLQLENRKGQKA, encoded by the coding sequence GTGAGCAAATCCCTTACCGCCTTCAGCCGCCGCATCGGCCACAGTTTTCGCGACGACTCGCTGCTGGAACTGGCCATGACCCACCGCAGCTTCGGAGGCCAGAACAACGAGCGTCTGGAGTTCCTCGGCGACTCCATCGTCAACTTCGTCATCGCCGAGGCCTTGTACGAACGCTTCCCGCAGGCCCGGGAAGGGCAGCTGTCGCGTCTGCGCGCGCGCCTGGTACGTGGCCAGACCCTGGCCGAGCTGGCCCGCGAGATGGCCTTCGGCGAGTGCCTTCGCCTGGGTTCCGGCGAGATGAAGAGCGGCGGGCACCGGCGCGACTCGATCCTCGCCGACGCGGTCGAGGCCGTGCTCGGGGCGATCTATCTCGATGCCGGCATGGACGTGGCCCGGGCCCGCGTGCTGGCCTGGTACGCCGAGCGCCTGGAGTCGATCGACCTGCAGGACACCCAGAAGGATCCCAAGACCCGTTTGCAGGAGTTTCTGCAGTCGCGCCAGTCGCCATTGCCGCGCTACGAGGTCGTCTCGGTGGAGGGCGAGGCCCACGACCAGACCTTCACCGTGGAGTGTCACGTCGAACTGCTGGCTTCCCACACCCTGGGCACTGGGTCCAGCCGCCGCCACGCCGAGCAGCAGGCCGCCGAACTCGCGCTGCTCCAGTTGGAGAATCGCAAGGGACAGAAAGCATGA
- the pdxJ gene encoding pyridoxine 5'-phosphate synthase: MHPPRILLGVNIDHIATLRQARGTRYPDPVQAALLVEEAGADGITVHLREDRRHIQERDVRLLTEVLNTRMNLEMAVTEEMLTLAEEVRPAHVCLVPEKREELTTEGGLDVAGNIDAISAACRRLAAVGCEVSLFIDPEPDQIEAASRAGAPVIELHTGAYAECTGEAARQEHARLTAAAEMALELGLTVNAGHGLHYHNVEAIAAIPGLHELNIGHAIIARALFVGLKEAVAEMKRLVIAGQEAGFVASLEAHDHDHDHA; this comes from the coding sequence ATGCATCCCCCGCGCATACTGCTCGGCGTCAATATCGATCACATCGCTACGCTGCGTCAGGCGCGCGGCACGCGCTATCCCGACCCCGTCCAGGCGGCGCTGCTGGTCGAGGAAGCCGGCGCCGACGGCATTACCGTGCACCTGCGCGAGGATCGACGGCACATTCAGGAGCGCGACGTGCGCCTTCTCACCGAGGTGCTCAACACGCGCATGAACCTGGAGATGGCGGTGACCGAGGAGATGCTGACGCTGGCCGAGGAGGTCCGCCCGGCGCACGTCTGCCTGGTGCCCGAGAAACGCGAGGAACTCACCACCGAGGGCGGCCTGGACGTGGCCGGCAATATCGATGCGATCTCCGCCGCCTGCCGGCGACTGGCGGCGGTGGGCTGCGAGGTGTCGCTGTTCATCGACCCCGAGCCCGACCAGATCGAGGCGGCCAGTCGCGCCGGGGCGCCGGTGATCGAGCTGCACACCGGGGCCTATGCCGAGTGCACCGGCGAAGCGGCGCGGCAGGAGCACGCGCGGCTGACGGCGGCGGCAGAGATGGCGCTGGAGCTTGGGCTCACCGTCAATGCCGGCCACGGCCTGCACTACCACAACGTCGAGGCGATCGCGGCGATTCCGGGGCTGCACGAGCTCAACATCGGCCATGCCATCATCGCCCGGGCGCTGTTCGTCGGGCTCAAGGAAGCGGTGGCGGAGATGAAGCGGCTGGTGATCGCCGGCCAGGAGGCTGGCTTCGTCGCCTCGCTGGAGGCGCACGACCACGACCACGATCACGCATGA
- the lepA gene encoding translation elongation factor 4, with protein MSNEASNEKLKHIRNFSIIAHIDHGKSTLADRLIQTCGGLSERELKEQVLDSMDLERERGITIKAQSVTLDYQAQDGNTYQLNFIDTPGHVDFSYEVSRSLYACEGALLVVDAAQGVEAQSVANCYTAIEQGLEVLPVLNKMDLPQADPDKVSHEIEEIIGLDATDACQVSAKSGLGIDALLERLVRDIPPPKGDPEGPLQALIIDSWFDNYLGVVSLVRIFDGTLKKGEKIRIKSTGRDWQANEVGIFTPLRKETNILRAGEVGFVVAGIKDIHGAPVGDTITHAKTPDVPRLPGFQKVKPQVYAGMFPVSADDYEDFRDALEKLALNDASLEYEPENSDALGFGFRVGFLGTLHMEIIQERLEREYDLDLLTTAPTVVYELAMKNGDVKYVSNPSKLPDMADVDEMREPIVRASILVPQEFVGNVIMECENRRGNQLDMQFLGSQIQLTYELPMSEVVMDFFDRLKSISKGYASLDYNFERFEAAKLVRLDVLINGDRVDALAVIIHRDHAHSRGRVLVEKMKELIPRQMFDVAIQAAIGGQVVARSTVKALRKNVTAKCYGGDVTRKKKLLEKQKAGKKRMKQVGRVEIPQDAFLAVLKVND; from the coding sequence ATGAGCAACGAAGCAAGCAACGAAAAACTGAAGCACATTCGGAATTTCTCGATCATTGCCCATATCGACCACGGCAAGTCGACCCTGGCGGACCGCCTGATCCAGACCTGCGGTGGGCTTTCCGAGCGCGAACTGAAGGAGCAGGTGCTCGATTCGATGGATCTCGAGCGCGAGCGCGGCATCACAATCAAGGCCCAGTCGGTCACGCTCGACTACCAGGCCCAGGATGGCAATACCTACCAGCTCAACTTCATCGACACCCCGGGGCACGTGGATTTCTCCTACGAGGTGTCGCGTTCACTGTATGCCTGCGAAGGGGCACTGCTGGTGGTGGATGCGGCCCAGGGCGTCGAGGCGCAGTCGGTGGCCAACTGCTACACCGCCATCGAGCAGGGGCTCGAGGTGCTGCCGGTCCTCAACAAGATGGACCTGCCCCAGGCCGATCCCGACAAGGTCTCCCACGAGATCGAGGAAATCATCGGGCTGGACGCCACCGACGCCTGTCAGGTGTCGGCCAAGAGCGGGCTCGGCATCGATGCGCTGCTCGAGCGCCTGGTACGCGACATTCCGCCGCCCAAGGGCGACCCCGAGGGGCCGCTGCAGGCACTGATCATCGATTCCTGGTTCGACAACTACCTCGGCGTGGTCTCGCTGGTGCGCATCTTCGACGGCACCCTGAAGAAGGGCGAGAAGATCCGCATCAAGTCCACCGGGCGTGACTGGCAGGCCAACGAGGTGGGCATCTTCACGCCGCTGCGCAAGGAAACCAACATCCTGCGTGCCGGCGAGGTCGGTTTCGTGGTGGCCGGCATCAAGGATATCCACGGTGCCCCGGTGGGCGACACCATCACCCACGCCAAGACCCCGGATGTGCCGCGTTTGCCCGGCTTCCAGAAGGTCAAGCCGCAGGTCTATGCCGGCATGTTCCCGGTCAGCGCCGACGACTACGAGGATTTCCGCGATGCGCTGGAGAAGCTGGCGCTGAACGATGCCTCGCTGGAATACGAGCCCGAGAACTCCGACGCGCTGGGCTTCGGCTTCCGCGTCGGCTTCCTCGGCACCCTGCACATGGAGATCATCCAGGAGCGGCTCGAGCGCGAATACGACCTGGATCTGCTCACCACGGCGCCTACCGTGGTCTATGAACTGGCGATGAAGAACGGCGACGTCAAGTACGTCTCCAATCCCTCTAAATTGCCCGACATGGCCGACGTGGATGAGATGCGCGAGCCGATCGTGCGTGCCAGCATCCTGGTGCCGCAGGAGTTCGTCGGCAACGTCATCATGGAGTGCGAGAACCGTCGCGGCAACCAGCTCGACATGCAGTTCCTCGGCAGCCAGATCCAGCTCACCTACGAGCTGCCCATGAGCGAAGTGGTGATGGACTTCTTCGACCGCCTCAAGTCCATCTCCAAGGGCTATGCCTCGCTGGACTACAACTTCGAGCGCTTCGAGGCGGCCAAGCTGGTGCGCCTGGACGTGTTGATCAACGGCGACCGGGTCGACGCCTTGGCGGTGATCATCCACCGCGACCATGCCCATTCGCGCGGCCGCGTGCTGGTCGAGAAGATGAAGGAACTGATTCCGCGCCAGATGTTCGACGTGGCGATCCAGGCCGCCATCGGCGGCCAGGTGGTGGCGCGCTCCACGGTCAAGGCGCTGCGCAAGAACGTCACCGCGAAGTGCTATGGCGGTGACGTGACGCGCAAGAAGAAGCTGCTCGAGAAGCAGAAAGCGGGCAAGAAACGCATGAAACAGGTCGGTCGGGTGGAAATTCCCCAGGACGCCTTCCTGGCCGTGCTCAAGGTGAACGACTAG
- the recO gene encoding DNA repair protein RecO — MQPQPAFLLHKRPYRETSALVELFTLEHGRVRAVAQGVQRPGSRSRGRLQPFAPLHVTWVGEGELKRLRLMESRGAAALLAGEGLLCGLYANELLTRTLPVELPTPEVFAFYAALLEALPRPEGRAVALRRLEFALLDTLDASPRFTTPEGGELDPHGRYRFDTASRAFVPGEPGLDGRTLRLLAGGDWAAPGLAGPAKAIARAALAPLLGSRPLRSRELMRQLAERRRSPSH; from the coding sequence ATGCAGCCGCAGCCGGCCTTTCTCCTTCATAAACGCCCCTATCGCGAGACCAGTGCACTGGTCGAGCTGTTCACCCTCGAACATGGCCGTGTGCGCGCGGTGGCCCAAGGGGTGCAGCGCCCAGGCTCGCGCTCGCGGGGTCGGCTGCAGCCCTTCGCCCCGCTGCACGTGACCTGGGTGGGCGAAGGCGAGCTCAAGCGCCTGCGCCTGATGGAGAGCCGCGGCGCGGCGGCGCTGCTCGCCGGCGAGGGCCTGCTGTGCGGCCTCTACGCCAACGAGCTGCTGACGCGAACGCTGCCGGTCGAGCTGCCGACGCCGGAGGTGTTCGCCTTCTATGCCGCCCTGCTCGAGGCGTTGCCACGCCCGGAGGGCCGTGCCGTGGCGCTGCGGCGCCTGGAATTCGCCCTGCTCGATACGCTGGACGCCTCGCCGCGCTTTACCACGCCGGAAGGCGGCGAACTCGACCCTCACGGCCGTTATCGCTTCGATACCGCATCGCGGGCCTTCGTGCCCGGCGAGCCGGGGCTCGACGGGCGCACCCTGCGCCTGCTGGCCGGCGGCGACTGGGCGGCACCGGGCCTGGCCGGCCCAGCCAAGGCGATTGCACGTGCGGCGCTGGCTCCCTTGCTCGGTTCGCGTCCGCTGCGCTCCCGCGAGCTGATGCGCCAGCTTGCCGAGCGGCGCCGTTCCCCCTCACACTGA
- the era gene encoding GTPase Era: MSETCGFVAIVGRPNVGKSTLMNRILGQKVSITSRRPQTTRHQVMGIKTEGEAQFIYVDTPGIHILGRDRNKAINRFMNQAATQALRDVDCVVFIIDRTRWTDEDQVVLARLEHVEAPVILAVNKVDRLEDKSTLLPWLGEVGARRDFAAIIPISAKHGTNVPELEAEVAKHLPEGTHHFPDDQITDRSQRFLAAELVREKIMRQLGDELPYQVTVEIEEFRDEGRVVHISALILVERDGQKKILIGDKGERIKSIGREARLDMERAFDAKVMLNLWVKVKRGWSDDERALKSLGYDLD; this comes from the coding sequence ATGAGCGAGACATGTGGCTTCGTGGCCATCGTTGGTCGCCCCAACGTCGGCAAGTCGACCCTGATGAACCGGATTCTCGGTCAGAAGGTCTCGATCACCTCACGCCGGCCCCAGACCACCCGGCATCAGGTCATGGGTATCAAGACCGAGGGGGAAGCGCAGTTCATCTACGTCGATACGCCGGGCATCCACATCCTCGGGCGCGACCGTAACAAGGCGATCAATCGCTTCATGAACCAGGCGGCCACCCAGGCCCTGCGCGACGTCGACTGCGTGGTCTTCATCATCGACCGCACGCGCTGGACCGACGAGGATCAGGTGGTGCTGGCGCGGCTCGAGCACGTCGAGGCGCCGGTGATCCTCGCGGTCAACAAGGTCGACCGGCTCGAGGACAAGAGCACGCTGCTGCCGTGGCTCGGCGAGGTCGGAGCGCGGCGCGACTTTGCCGCCATCATTCCCATCTCGGCCAAGCATGGCACCAACGTGCCGGAGCTCGAGGCGGAAGTGGCCAAGCATCTGCCCGAGGGGACGCATCATTTTCCCGACGATCAGATCACCGACCGGAGCCAGCGTTTCCTGGCGGCCGAGCTGGTGCGCGAGAAAATCATGCGCCAGCTCGGCGACGAGCTGCCCTACCAGGTCACGGTGGAGATCGAGGAGTTCCGCGACGAGGGCAGGGTGGTTCATATCAGCGCGCTCATCCTGGTGGAGCGAGACGGACAGAAGAAGATCCTCATCGGCGACAAGGGCGAGCGGATCAAGAGCATCGGCCGCGAGGCGCGGCTCGACATGGAGCGCGCATTCGACGCCAAGGTCATGCTCAACCTGTGGGTCAAGGTGAAGCGCGGCTGGTCGGACGACGAGCGGGCGCTGAAGAGCCTGGGTTACGACCTGGACTGA
- the acpS gene encoding holo-ACP synthase has translation MIIGIGTDIARVARFEAAMVRHGERFPARVLGELEREQLARRGDRAAFLAKRFAAKEAFVKALGTGLRHGMRWAEIQVTNDALGRPSLMLSGRAHELAATAGVRAIHLSLSDEAELALAMVVLEGYS, from the coding sequence ATGATCATCGGCATCGGCACCGACATCGCCCGGGTGGCGCGCTTCGAGGCCGCCATGGTGCGCCACGGGGAGCGCTTTCCGGCACGCGTGCTGGGTGAGTTGGAGCGTGAGCAACTGGCCAGGCGTGGCGACCGGGCGGCGTTTCTCGCCAAGCGCTTCGCCGCCAAGGAGGCCTTCGTCAAGGCGCTGGGCACCGGGTTGCGTCATGGCATGCGCTGGGCCGAGATCCAAGTGACCAACGATGCCCTGGGTCGCCCGTCATTGATGCTGTCGGGGCGGGCTCACGAGCTTGCCGCCACGGCAGGGGTCCGGGCCATTCATCTGTCCTTGAGCGACGAGGCCGAGCTGGCGCTGGCGATGGTCGTGCTGGAAGGGTACTCCTGA
- the lepB gene encoding signal peptidase I, with product MDFSLLLVVAVAATGLIWLLDIVWLRPARRQRLAAVEAGTTEGLDETARERAMKEPWPVDYARSFFPVLLVVLLLRSFLVEPFQIPSGSMRPTLEVGDFILVNKYAYGLRLPVTHTRVLELGEPERGDVMVFRFPSEPSVNFIKRVVGLPGDTVRYEDKQLYVNGELVPKQLLDETPSSAPGEWLLEERLGEVSHRIYNNPRDPGPRVREIVVPDGHYFTMGDNRDHSNDSRYWGFVPEENVVGRAFAVWMHWDGGLPSFTQVRRIH from the coding sequence ATGGATTTTTCACTTTTGTTGGTGGTGGCCGTGGCCGCCACCGGCCTGATCTGGCTGCTCGACATCGTCTGGCTGCGTCCCGCCCGGCGCCAGAGGCTGGCCGCCGTGGAGGCGGGCACCACCGAAGGACTCGACGAGACCGCCCGTGAGCGGGCGATGAAGGAGCCCTGGCCGGTCGACTATGCGCGCTCCTTCTTCCCCGTGCTGCTGGTGGTGCTGCTGCTGCGCAGCTTCCTGGTGGAGCCGTTCCAGATCCCTTCCGGTTCGATGCGTCCGACCCTCGAGGTGGGCGATTTCATCCTGGTCAACAAGTACGCCTACGGCCTGCGCCTGCCGGTGACCCATACCCGCGTCCTCGAACTCGGCGAGCCCGAGCGCGGCGACGTGATGGTATTCCGCTTTCCCAGCGAACCCTCGGTGAACTTCATCAAGCGGGTGGTCGGGCTGCCGGGCGACACCGTGCGCTACGAGGACAAGCAGCTCTACGTCAATGGAGAACTCGTGCCCAAGCAACTGCTGGACGAGACGCCTTCCTCGGCGCCCGGCGAGTGGCTGCTGGAGGAGCGACTGGGCGAGGTCAGCCATCGTATCTACAATAACCCACGTGACCCGGGTCCCCGCGTGCGCGAGATCGTCGTGCCCGACGGGCACTATTTCACCATGGGTGACAACCGCGATCATTCCAACGACAGCCGCTACTGGGGCTTCGTGCCCGAGGAGAACGTCGTCGGCCGGGCGTTCGCCGTGTGGATGCACTGGGATGGTGGCTTGCCCAGCTTTACCCAGGTTCGCCGCATCCATTGA